The Neoasaia chiangmaiensis sequence CGATATTCAAACAGCCGTTATCGCGGTGCTGATCGAGAACGAGAGCGGTGCGCTGGCGCGCGTCGTCGGGCTGTTTTCCGGGCGCGGCTACAATATCGAGAGCCTGACGGTTTCGGTCGTCGATCCGGCACAGTCCCTCTCCCGTATCACGATCGTGACCTCGGGCACGGCGATGGTGATCGCGCAGATCAAGGCGCAGCTCGCCCGGTTGATCCCCGTGCATGGCGTCAGCGATCTGACGGCCAGCGGGCCTTATGTGGCGCGCGAGATGGCTTTGGTCAAAGTTGTCAGCCATGGCGAGTCACGCACCGAAGGCATGCGCATCGCCGACGCTTTCCGGGCGCGCATCGTCGATACGACGGCGGGCTCGTTCGTTTTCGAGATGACGGGCGCGGCGGAGAAGATCGACGCGTTTGTCGAACTCATGCGCCCGCTGGGTCTGGCCGAGGTATCGCGAACCGGTATCGCCGCCATCACGCGCGGGCCTGAAACCTTTCATTCCAACCAGGAGTCTTTCTGATGCGTGTCTATTACGATCGCGACGCCGATCTGGGTCTGATCAAGAGCAAGAAGGTCGCGAT is a genomic window containing:
- the ilvN gene encoding acetolactate synthase small subunit, translated to MSDDIQTAVIAVLIENESGALARVVGLFSGRGYNIESLTVSVVDPAQSLSRITIVTSGTAMVIAQIKAQLARLIPVHGVSDLTASGPYVAREMALVKVVSHGESRTEGMRIADAFRARIVDTTAGSFVFEMTGAAEKIDAFVELMRPLGLAEVSRTGIAAITRGPETFHSNQESF